The Humulus lupulus chromosome 4, drHumLupu1.1, whole genome shotgun sequence genome has a window encoding:
- the LOC133832773 gene encoding pre-mRNA-splicing ATP-dependent RNA helicase prp28-like, with product MPAERSFDLYTKSANKKKSHRRQSGEAYSNQPTKKSRTDDPPASTPMRETTPPPSPTREATPPTPKNPDLPSSIGQTPPPAPIDPTPPTSTVQQSAGRREEASGDILMCVNAQFEKKLSDQLSAAEAQYTEKLKASEATYAEQLKAVEAKHSDALKEVEAKHTEALKKFKAKHVEALQVIEATIASLKKDLKRKDASIDKITASKEQCKEVSLRNYWEAHKL from the exons ATGCCTGCTGAACGTTCCTTCGACTTGTACACCAAGTCTGCGAACAAGAAGAAATCCCATAGGCGCCAGTCTGGGGAGGCCTACAGCAACCAGCCTACGAAAAAGTCTCGAACAGACGACCCTCCTGCGTCTACTCCAATGAGggagacaactcctccaccatCTCCTACCAGGGAAGCGACTCCTCCAACTCCAAAAAACCCAGATCTTCCATCTTCGATCGGACAGACTCCTCCTCCGGCTCCAATCGACCCTACGCCTCCAACATCCACCGTCCAGCAATCAGCTGGTCGTCGGGAAGAAGCTTCAGGAGACATCCTTATGTGTGTG AATGCTCAGTTTGAGAAGAAACTCAGTGATCAGCTCAGTGCTGCTGAGGCTCAATACACTGAGAAACTCAAGGCGTCTGAGGCTACTTATGCCGAGCAGCTGAAGGCAGTCGAGGCAAAACATTCTGATGCCCTCAAAGAGGTCGAGGCAAAGCATACTGAGGCCCTTAAAAAATTCAAGGCGAAGCACGTCGAAGCATTGCAAGTGATCGAGGCCACAATTGCTTCTCTCAAAAAGGATCTGAAGAGGAAGGATGCAAGTATCGATAAGATCACTGCTTCCAAGGAGCAGTGCAAGGAGGTCTCGCTCAGGAATTATTGGGAAGCCCACAAGCTTTAG